From the genome of Chionomys nivalis chromosome 19, mChiNiv1.1, whole genome shotgun sequence, one region includes:
- the LOC130862044 gene encoding cysteine-rich secretory protein 1-like, whose product MGAGVKSPESILKSDDMTSFPLLLFLAAMLPPSLLQYTYEKLGLEDLSTIKKSVQEEIVNKHNELRRMVDPPGSDLLKMEWNSEAQINAQAWANQCAYQHSPQESRNIKNLRCGENIFMASYPASWSQAIQSWYDESKDFKFGSGPTTPGAAVGHYTQLVWNTTHQVGCGVAECPNNSLKYYYVCHYCPPGNFMNRLYIPYTIGKPCGSCPNHCDNGLCTNRCYYEDTYSNCPSLKASLTCEHAMVKENCKASCNCEDKIH is encoded by the exons atGGGTGCCGGAGTTAAATCACCAGAATCCATTTTAAAGTCAGATG acaTGACATCATTCCCATTGTTGTTGTTCCTGGCTGCTATGTTGCCCCCATCCCTTCTTCAATATACCTATGAG aaactagGCCTTGAGGATTTGTCAACCATTAAAAAGTCAGTCCAAGAAGAGATTGTAAACAAACACAATGAACTGAGACGAATGGTTGATCCACCTGGTAGTGACTTACTGAAGATG gaGTGGAACAGTGAGGCCCAAATAAATGCACAGGCCTGGGCAAACCAGTGTGCTTATCAACATAGTCCTCAAGAATCCAGAAATATCAAAA ACTTAAGATGTGGTGAAAATATCTTCATGGCTTCTTACCCAGCATCATGGTCTCAGGCCATCCAAAGCTGGTATGATGAATCCAAAGATTTTAAGTTTGGTTCAGGGCCAACAACACCGGGTGCAGCAGTTGGACATTATACTCAG CTAGTTTGGAATACCACTCACCAAGTTGGATGTGGAGTCGCTGAGTGCCCTAACAACTCATTGAAATATTACTACGTTTGTCACTATTGTCCTCC TGGTAATTTTATGAACAGGCTATACATCCCTTACACAATAGGAAAACCATGTGGCAGTTGTCCTAATCACTGTGACAATGGACTGTGCA CAAACAGGTGTTACTATGAAGATACGTATTCTAACTGTCCATCTTTGAAAGCATCGCTAACCTGTGAACATGCAATGGTTAAAGAAAACTGCAAAGCTTCATGCAACTGTGAAGATAAAATTCATTAA